In the Prochlorococcus sp. MIT 1307 genome, one interval contains:
- a CDS encoding endonuclease MutS2 — protein sequence MSSSGTGSHMSDTEKALKDTLELLEWPRLCEYLSKFASTSQGCRECKRLSLPLDVSASRQRLAETMEIGALDELIEGGLSFQGIHDLEDTLFHCFKGGVVSGEQLLEVAETLSSARRLRRQIDDPQVRPVLTTLLVDLATLPELEKLLKFGLEEGGRVADRASERLRDLRQKCQRLRLDRRAVLHELLRRNAPIFQDTAIGDRSGRPVLALKVGATDKLAGIVYGNSASGNTVFIEPHAVIPLGNKIASIETEICNEEHRLLTSWSKEVGENFSSLEHLGKVMLQMDLALARTRFGKWIGGVPPTLYEEFDSPFMFRDLRHPLLVCQQLNSQGPVVVPVSLEVGSTVRVVAITGPNTGGKTVTLKSVGLAVLMARSGLLLPCVESPSLPWCSQVLADIGDEQSLQQNLSTFSSHITRIGRILQAVEDVEGPSLVLLDEVGAGTDPSEGTALAIALLRNFADKARLTIATTHLGGLKSLKYSDSRFENASVGFNSETIQPTYRLQWGIPGRSNALDIARRLGLDSVVVKNAEDLMGPKGLEDVDNVIRGLEEQRQRQQIAAEEAAALLARTELLHDQLISQWQKQCLQSEEMQEFGRKKVENSIRKGQKEVRSLIRRLRDVGADGETARRVGQRLRQLENDYQPAIISGNSQDWAPQVGDQVRLLALGKAGEVIAISDDGLQLTILCGVFRSTVCLADVESLDGRKPRDVKTVVNVKPLSASGPNPSVRTSRNTLDVRGLRVHEAEVVVEQYLRTNFGPLWIIHGIGTGKLKRGLRQWLESLPYVERVADAEQRDGGTGCSVVWCK from the coding sequence ATGAGTTCTTCAGGAACTGGCTCTCATATGTCAGATACTGAGAAAGCGCTAAAGGACACTCTGGAGTTATTAGAGTGGCCAAGACTTTGTGAATACCTTTCAAAATTTGCCAGCACTTCTCAGGGTTGCCGTGAATGCAAAAGACTTTCTTTGCCATTGGATGTGAGTGCTAGTCGGCAGCGTTTGGCTGAAACAATGGAAATAGGTGCTTTAGATGAACTTATTGAAGGAGGCCTCAGTTTTCAGGGAATTCATGATTTAGAAGATACCTTGTTTCATTGCTTCAAAGGTGGAGTTGTTTCTGGAGAGCAATTGCTGGAAGTTGCGGAGACTCTTTCATCAGCTCGCCGTTTACGCCGTCAAATTGATGACCCACAGGTTCGCCCGGTTTTGACGACATTGCTTGTTGACTTAGCTACTTTGCCAGAGTTAGAAAAGCTTTTGAAGTTTGGGCTTGAAGAAGGGGGACGTGTTGCTGATCGGGCGAGTGAAAGGCTGAGAGACCTTCGCCAAAAGTGTCAACGCCTGCGCTTAGATCGACGTGCAGTTTTGCATGAGCTCCTACGAAGGAATGCTCCTATTTTTCAAGATACTGCGATCGGAGATCGTAGTGGGAGACCTGTTTTGGCGCTAAAAGTGGGGGCAACAGATAAGCTCGCAGGTATTGTTTATGGCAACTCGGCATCCGGTAACACTGTTTTTATAGAACCTCATGCGGTCATCCCTTTGGGAAACAAAATCGCTTCAATTGAGACGGAAATCTGTAATGAGGAGCATCGATTATTAACTAGTTGGAGTAAAGAAGTTGGTGAGAACTTTTCTTCTTTAGAGCACCTTGGCAAGGTTATGTTGCAAATGGACTTAGCTCTAGCACGGACTCGCTTTGGGAAATGGATAGGTGGGGTTCCTCCAACGTTGTATGAAGAATTTGACTCGCCTTTCATGTTTAGGGATCTTCGACATCCCCTACTTGTTTGTCAGCAGCTTAACTCTCAAGGACCAGTTGTCGTCCCAGTAAGTCTTGAAGTTGGGAGTACTGTGAGAGTGGTCGCTATTACTGGTCCCAATACTGGCGGTAAAACGGTCACGCTTAAGAGTGTTGGCTTGGCAGTATTGATGGCACGCTCTGGACTCTTGTTGCCATGTGTTGAGAGTCCTTCTTTGCCTTGGTGTAGCCAAGTGTTGGCAGATATAGGTGATGAGCAATCGCTTCAACAGAATTTGTCAACTTTTAGTAGTCATATTACTCGTATTGGCCGAATTCTTCAGGCAGTTGAGGATGTAGAGGGTCCATCTTTGGTCCTCCTGGATGAAGTTGGAGCAGGTACAGATCCAAGCGAGGGCACGGCCTTGGCAATTGCGTTATTGCGCAACTTTGCTGATAAGGCAAGATTGACTATTGCAACTACACATTTAGGAGGACTTAAGTCTCTTAAATATAGTGATTCCCGCTTCGAGAATGCTTCTGTTGGGTTTAACAGTGAGACGATTCAACCTACGTATCGCTTGCAATGGGGAATTCCTGGTAGGAGTAATGCCCTTGATATTGCTAGAAGGCTAGGGCTTGATTCTGTTGTGGTTAAGAATGCTGAAGACTTGATGGGCCCAAAGGGGTTAGAGGATGTCGATAATGTCATTAGAGGCTTAGAAGAGCAAAGACAGCGACAGCAAATTGCAGCTGAGGAGGCGGCCGCTTTGCTGGCCCGTACTGAATTACTTCATGATCAGTTAATTAGTCAATGGCAAAAGCAATGCCTGCAGTCTGAAGAAATGCAAGAGTTTGGACGTAAAAAAGTTGAAAACTCTATTCGCAAGGGACAGAAAGAGGTCCGTAGTTTAATTCGTCGTTTGCGTGATGTGGGTGCTGATGGTGAAACTGCTAGACGGGTCGGTCAAAGGTTGCGCCAGTTAGAGAATGACTACCAGCCAGCGATTATTAGTGGCAATAGTCAGGATTGGGCACCGCAAGTTGGGGATCAAGTTAGGTTGCTTGCTTTAGGTAAAGCTGGCGAGGTAATAGCTATTTCAGATGACGGATTACAGCTGACAATTCTTTGTGGTGTTTTTCGAAGCACCGTCTGTTTGGCTGATGTGGAAAGTCTTGATGGGCGCAAGCCTAGGGATGTAAAAACAGTAGTGAATGTTAAACCTTTGAGTGCATCCGGCCCTAACCCCTCTGTGCGTACTTCCCGAAACACTTTGGATGTGCGTGGCTTGCGTGTACATGAAGCGGAAGTTGTGGTTGAGCAATATTTACGGACTAACTTTGGCCCTCTGTGGATCATCCATGGAATTGGAACTGGAAAGTTAAAAAGGGGTTTGCGGCAATGGCTTGAGAGTCTGCCTTATGTAGAGCGAGTTGCTGATGCTGAACAGCGTGATGGTGGGACAGGTTGCAGTGTTGTTTGGTGTAAGTGA
- a CDS encoding VOC family protein — MLDEVLKNTNFNVQRLGHIAIRVKDIERAKSFYMSLGMKLIWDDKDWCYLEVGSSKDGLALLGPEYKAAGPHFAFHFTDKTEVEDIHRHLSKKGRYVGPLHDHRDGTASFYLKDSEDNWLEMLYHPPEGIPTNQQKAMNFLE; from the coding sequence ATGTTAGACGAAGTTCTTAAAAACACTAATTTTAATGTCCAAAGACTAGGGCATATAGCGATTCGAGTTAAGGATATCGAACGTGCTAAGAGTTTTTATATGAGTCTTGGTATGAAGCTGATTTGGGATGATAAGGATTGGTGTTATTTGGAAGTTGGTTCTAGTAAAGATGGCTTAGCTCTATTGGGTCCAGAATATAAAGCAGCTGGGCCTCATTTTGCCTTTCACTTCACTGACAAAACTGAAGTAGAAGATATTCACAGACACTTGTCTAAGAAAGGAAGATATGTAGGTCCATTGCATGACCATAGAGACGGGACAGCCTCTTTCTATTTAAAAGATTCTGAGGATAACTGGTTAGAGATGCTTTATCACCCTCCTGAAGGAATCCCAACAAACCAGCAAAAGGCAATGAATTTCTTGGAATGA
- the hemB gene encoding porphobilinogen synthase yields MDLTYRPRRLRRTSSLRGMVQEHSLKAADFIYPLFVHEGANVEPITAMPGANRWDLDGLIAEVERAWKLGIRCVVLFPKVDESLKTEDAAECFNPNGLIPRAIQRLKQELPEMTVMTDVALDPYSCDGHDGIVSSEGVVLNDETIEYLCRQAVVQANAGADLIGPSDMMDGRVGAIREALDDEGFEHVGIISYTAKYSSAYYGPFREALDSAPRAASAKPIPKDKSTYQMDPANAREAITEAQLDEQEGADILMVKPGLSYLDIIYRLRQESELPIAAYNVSGEYAMVKAAAERGWIDEKAVVLETLLSFKRAGADLILTYHACEAAEWLQER; encoded by the coding sequence ATGGATTTAACTTATCGGCCTCGAAGGCTGCGCAGGACTTCTTCACTGAGAGGAATGGTGCAAGAGCACAGCCTCAAAGCAGCTGATTTTATTTATCCATTGTTTGTGCATGAGGGTGCGAATGTGGAGCCAATTACGGCGATGCCTGGCGCAAATCGCTGGGACCTGGATGGATTAATTGCAGAAGTCGAAAGAGCTTGGAAACTTGGGATTAGATGTGTTGTACTTTTTCCCAAGGTTGATGAATCTCTTAAAACTGAAGATGCTGCAGAGTGTTTTAATCCAAATGGGTTGATTCCCAGGGCTATTCAACGGTTGAAACAAGAGCTGCCAGAAATGACAGTGATGACTGATGTTGCTCTAGATCCTTATTCATGTGATGGCCACGATGGAATAGTTAGTTCTGAGGGAGTGGTTTTAAATGATGAGACTATTGAATATCTATGTCGTCAAGCAGTAGTGCAGGCTAATGCTGGTGCTGATTTAATCGGACCTAGTGACATGATGGATGGTCGTGTAGGCGCTATTCGTGAAGCCCTTGACGATGAGGGATTTGAGCATGTTGGGATCATTAGCTACACAGCAAAATATTCTTCTGCCTATTACGGCCCCTTTCGTGAAGCTTTGGATTCAGCCCCTCGAGCAGCATCTGCAAAGCCTATTCCAAAAGACAAGAGCACATATCAAATGGATCCAGCTAATGCACGAGAAGCTATTACGGAAGCCCAACTTGACGAGCAAGAAGGAGCAGACATTCTAATGGTTAAGCCAGGACTTTCCTATTTGGATATTATTTATCGATTAAGGCAAGAATCTGAGTTACCTATTGCGGCCTATAACGTTAGTGGAGAGTATGCAATGGTGAAAGCTGCGGCAGAGAGGGGGTGGATAGATGAAAAGGCAGTAGTACTAGAAACTTTGCTGAGCTTCAAAAGGGCCGGGGCTGACTTGATCCTTACATATCACGCTTGTGAAGCGGCAGAGTGGCTACAAGAGAGATGA
- a CDS encoding J domain-containing protein: MAASGYRDYFKVLGVERNANTDSIKRAFRKLARKYHPDVNPGNSEAESKFKEISEAYEVLSDPDKRRRYEQFGQYWNQTNGMAGNRPGGAGFDADFGSYGNFDDFVNDLLGRFGGSRGGGSGFPGGFPGGVPGGFPVGSGFPRSTSRPPINLDAEATLKVTFSEAFNGTERTLSVNDEKVSVLIPKGIKSGSRLRLKGKGNIQPGTGRRGDLYLNLVVQSHTIWRLDGDLLRGELPVAFDELALGAVVKVMTPDGEAQVNIPAGTSPGRSLRLKRKGWPINGDRGDLILTLILDFPDQWSVEELKFIKELQQVRCNDPRKSWLKSACI; this comes from the coding sequence ATGGCAGCTAGTGGTTACCGTGATTATTTCAAGGTTCTTGGGGTTGAGCGAAATGCTAATACTGATTCTATTAAGCGGGCTTTTAGGAAGTTGGCCAGGAAATATCATCCTGATGTGAATCCTGGCAATTCAGAGGCTGAATCCAAATTTAAGGAAATCAGTGAAGCTTATGAAGTACTTTCTGATCCAGATAAACGGCGTAGATATGAACAGTTCGGCCAGTATTGGAATCAAACCAATGGTATGGCGGGGAACAGACCCGGAGGAGCGGGGTTTGATGCTGATTTTGGTAGTTATGGCAATTTTGATGATTTTGTAAATGATCTTTTAGGAAGATTTGGAGGCTCGAGAGGGGGAGGATCTGGGTTCCCAGGAGGGTTCCCAGGAGGGGTCCCAGGAGGGTTCCCAGTGGGTTCTGGATTCCCTAGAAGTACTTCAAGGCCTCCAATAAATCTTGATGCTGAAGCTACTTTGAAGGTCACTTTTTCTGAGGCCTTTAATGGCACAGAACGTACTCTTTCTGTAAATGACGAAAAGGTTAGTGTTCTGATCCCTAAGGGGATAAAGTCTGGTTCCAGGCTTCGTTTAAAAGGTAAAGGGAATATTCAGCCAGGTACTGGCAGGCGAGGAGACCTCTATTTGAATCTGGTGGTTCAATCGCACACTATTTGGCGGTTGGATGGAGATCTATTGAGAGGAGAACTCCCGGTTGCTTTTGATGAGCTTGCTTTAGGTGCTGTAGTAAAAGTGATGACACCTGACGGTGAAGCTCAAGTCAACATTCCTGCGGGTACATCTCCTGGTAGGAGTTTGAGACTGAAAAGAAAAGGGTGGCCTATTAATGGCGATCGAGGGGATTTAATATTGACCCTGATTTTGGATTTTCCTGATCAATGGTCGGTTGAAGAGCTCAAATTCATTAAGGAGCTTCAACAGGTCCGTTGCAATGACCCCCGTAAATCTTGGCTCAAGTCAGCATGCATATAA
- a CDS encoding SulP family inorganic anion transporter — protein MAALINGFHIKNVRGDVLGGLTAAVVALPLALAFGEAALGDGGAIYGLYGAVVVGFLAALFGGTPAQVSGPTGPMSVTVAGVIASLTAIGVNPELGAGEILPMVMAAVVIGGLFQILFGLLKLGKYITLVPYSVVSGFMSGIGVIIITIQLGPLLGITTGGGVLESLKRLVENFEPNGAAISVSIMTLAIVFLTPRKISQWIPSPLLALLIVTPLSVWIFNDSSLIEKGVNPLPRIGTIPEGGLSFSLPNLQDNFPVIIQAGLVLAVLGAIDSLLTSLVADNISQTRHNSDRELIGQGIGNSVAGLFSGLPGAGATMRTVINVKSGGSTPISGMVHSIVLLIVLLGAGSLAAEIPKALLAGILIKVGLDIIDWGFLKRAHRLSLKTAAVMYGVLLMTVFWDLISAVLVGVFVANMLTIDSITQTQLQGMEADNPLRDSTGDDFSELPLPFEEQTLLDKCSGEVMLFRLRGPMSFGAAKGISERMMLVRNYKVLILDITDVPRLGVTATLAIEEMVEEAKANERKAYVAGAGISGNVRDRLAKFGIEGVLATRKEALEAALNDIQV, from the coding sequence GTGGCAGCTTTGATCAATGGATTTCACATAAAAAATGTACGTGGTGATGTCTTAGGAGGTCTAACAGCGGCAGTAGTGGCTTTACCTCTGGCCCTTGCCTTTGGAGAGGCTGCTCTTGGCGATGGAGGGGCAATTTATGGCCTCTACGGGGCAGTCGTGGTCGGTTTTCTAGCTGCATTATTTGGAGGAACACCGGCCCAAGTCAGTGGTCCCACGGGGCCAATGAGTGTCACGGTGGCTGGAGTAATTGCAAGCCTTACTGCAATAGGGGTAAATCCTGAGCTTGGAGCAGGCGAAATATTACCAATGGTTATGGCTGCAGTCGTTATTGGGGGGCTATTTCAAATTCTTTTTGGTTTGCTGAAACTCGGTAAGTACATCACTCTTGTTCCTTATTCAGTTGTATCTGGCTTCATGTCAGGAATAGGAGTAATTATTATCACAATTCAATTAGGTCCTCTTTTAGGGATAACTACAGGTGGAGGAGTACTCGAGTCTTTAAAAAGATTAGTTGAGAATTTTGAACCAAATGGAGCCGCAATATCAGTTTCAATAATGACTCTTGCAATAGTTTTTCTTACACCAAGAAAGATCAGTCAATGGATACCTTCTCCTCTTCTAGCATTATTAATAGTTACTCCTTTGTCAGTTTGGATTTTTAATGATTCATCTCTAATCGAAAAGGGAGTGAATCCTTTACCTCGGATTGGAACTATCCCTGAAGGAGGTCTATCCTTCTCTTTACCTAATCTTCAAGATAATTTTCCTGTAATAATTCAAGCAGGACTTGTTTTAGCAGTCCTTGGTGCAATTGATTCCCTTCTCACATCACTAGTAGCAGACAATATCTCACAAACACGTCATAACTCTGATAGAGAGCTGATAGGTCAAGGAATTGGTAATAGTGTCGCAGGCCTATTTAGTGGGCTCCCTGGAGCAGGAGCAACAATGAGAACAGTGATAAATGTGAAGTCTGGTGGAAGTACGCCAATATCTGGAATGGTTCATTCAATAGTTTTGCTAATAGTTTTGCTAGGTGCAGGATCATTGGCTGCAGAAATTCCAAAGGCTTTGTTGGCAGGAATTCTTATAAAAGTTGGTCTTGACATTATTGACTGGGGTTTTCTGAAAAGAGCGCATCGTCTTTCCTTAAAAACCGCAGCAGTAATGTATGGAGTGCTATTAATGACAGTTTTCTGGGATCTTATCTCTGCTGTTTTAGTAGGTGTATTTGTTGCAAATATGCTGACAATTGACTCTATAACTCAAACACAATTACAAGGAATGGAAGCAGATAACCCTCTCAGAGATTCCACAGGAGATGATTTTAGCGAGTTACCTCTACCCTTCGAAGAGCAAACACTGCTAGATAAGTGCTCAGGTGAGGTAATGCTTTTCAGGCTTCGTGGACCTATGAGCTTTGGGGCCGCAAAAGGTATTAGCGAAAGAATGATGCTCGTTAGAAATTACAAGGTGCTGATTCTTGATATCACTGATGTACCACGTTTAGGAGTAACAGCTACTTTGGCAATCGAAGAAATGGTTGAAGAAGCGAAAGCAAATGAGCGAAAAGCTTATGTTGCTGGAGCAGGAATAAGTGGGAATGTCAGAGATCGTCTTGCTAAATTTGGTATTGAAGGAGTGTTAGCAACTAGGAAAGAGGCACTTGAAGCTGCTTTAAATGATATTCAGGTATAA
- a CDS encoding sodium-dependent bicarbonate transport family permease yields the protein MDTSLILQNVLTPPVLFFFLGASAVLLKSDLEIPAPLPKLFSLYLLLAIGFKGGIELYQSGFGGPVIPTIVAAIVMSLVIPLICFCILRIKLNVFNSAAIAAAYGSISAVTFITAESFLYSQNIQFDGFMVAALAIMESPAIIVGLLLVKIAAPKERPLERTMKWREILHESMLNGSVYLLLGSLLIGFLTVAFNPLGVTKMQPFTVKLFYGVECFFLLDMGIVAAQRLPALKKAGSFLIVFAVGMPIFNAVIGVFVAKMLELGPGNALLFVVLCASASYLAVPAAMRMTVPEAKSSYYISTTLGLTFPFNIVIGIPVYMGLVNRLIPLTS from the coding sequence ATGGATACAAGCCTCATCCTACAAAATGTATTAACGCCTCCGGTTCTTTTCTTCTTTCTTGGAGCTTCAGCCGTCTTACTTAAATCTGATCTAGAGATTCCAGCACCACTGCCAAAGCTCTTTTCATTATATCTACTTCTTGCAATTGGCTTTAAAGGGGGAATTGAGTTATATCAAAGTGGCTTTGGAGGTCCTGTTATCCCAACTATAGTTGCAGCAATAGTAATGTCTCTTGTAATACCACTTATTTGTTTTTGCATCCTCAGAATAAAGTTAAATGTATTTAATTCTGCAGCAATTGCAGCTGCTTATGGTTCAATCAGTGCAGTTACATTCATAACTGCAGAAAGTTTCTTATACAGTCAAAATATTCAATTCGATGGCTTCATGGTTGCTGCTCTCGCAATCATGGAGTCACCAGCAATAATAGTTGGTCTTTTACTTGTAAAAATAGCAGCTCCGAAAGAAAGGCCTTTAGAAAGAACAATGAAGTGGAGAGAAATCCTCCACGAATCAATGTTAAATGGTTCAGTTTACTTATTATTGGGCAGCTTATTAATAGGGTTCTTAACAGTTGCATTTAACCCTTTAGGAGTCACAAAAATGCAACCTTTTACTGTCAAACTTTTCTATGGAGTCGAATGCTTCTTTCTACTTGATATGGGAATTGTTGCAGCTCAAAGACTTCCTGCACTTAAAAAAGCAGGCTCCTTCTTAATTGTTTTTGCCGTAGGCATGCCAATTTTCAATGCAGTAATTGGTGTATTTGTTGCAAAAATGTTGGAGCTAGGCCCAGGAAATGCATTGTTATTTGTGGTGCTATGTGCAAGCGCATCTTATCTTGCTGTTCCAGCGGCAATGAGAATGACAGTCCCAGAAGCAAAATCAAGCTATTACATCTCAACAACACTTGGACTTACTTTCCCATTCAATATAGTTATAGGTATCCCAGTCTATATGGGATTAGTAAATCGATTAATCCCACTGACATCCTGA
- a CDS encoding P-II family nitrogen regulator, with amino-acid sequence MKRLDLIFSERELDEMIKCLEKAEVPGYTVMKHVTGRGPERVVSEDMEFTGLGANAHVIIFCPEELLERIKVNIQPILSYYGGVAYTSEANPL; translated from the coding sequence ATGAAGCGTTTAGATCTTATTTTTAGTGAGAGAGAATTAGATGAAATGATCAAATGCCTGGAAAAAGCAGAAGTTCCTGGTTATACAGTTATGAAGCATGTAACTGGGAGAGGGCCTGAAAGAGTTGTTTCAGAAGACATGGAGTTTACCGGCCTTGGAGCGAATGCACATGTAATTATTTTTTGCCCAGAGGAATTATTAGAGAGAATAAAAGTCAATATCCAGCCTATTCTTAGTTATTACGGTGGCGTTGCTTATACTTCTGAAGCGAATCCACTCTAA
- a CDS encoding NAD(P)/FAD-dependent oxidoreductase, which translates to METIEADVVIVGGGPAGCTCALYTARANLKTVILDKNPAVGALAITHQIANYPGVSSEMSGEALLTLMRDQAIEYGTDFRRAQVFGVDVNGDWKTVYTPEGTFKGRSLVLASGAMGRPASFKGEADFLGRGVSYCATCDGAFYKGREVAVVGTNKEAVEEAQVLTKFASIVHWITSNDPKDDDLEAKALISQHNVRHWSKTRLMQIEGNESGVSGIKVKSRSDENQQSLSLEGVFVYMSGSKPITDFLGGQVALREDGGVVVDDFMSTTSEGVWAIGDIRNTPFKQAVVAASDGCIAAMAIDRFLNSRKSIRVDWVHA; encoded by the coding sequence TTGGAAACAATAGAAGCTGATGTTGTGATTGTGGGAGGTGGACCTGCAGGTTGTACCTGTGCGCTTTACACAGCCAGAGCCAATTTAAAGACAGTGATTCTGGACAAGAATCCTGCAGTGGGCGCCTTGGCCATCACACATCAAATTGCTAATTATCCTGGAGTATCAAGTGAAATGAGCGGAGAAGCTCTGCTTACTTTGATGCGGGATCAAGCAATTGAATACGGTACGGATTTTCGTCGCGCCCAGGTTTTTGGGGTTGATGTTAATGGAGATTGGAAAACGGTTTATACACCTGAGGGAACATTTAAAGGACGTTCATTGGTACTAGCTAGCGGGGCCATGGGCCGACCAGCTTCCTTTAAGGGAGAGGCTGATTTTCTTGGACGAGGAGTGAGTTATTGCGCTACATGTGATGGTGCATTTTATAAAGGGCGTGAAGTTGCAGTAGTTGGCACAAATAAGGAGGCTGTCGAGGAGGCTCAGGTACTGACAAAGTTTGCTTCGATAGTCCATTGGATTACGTCCAATGATCCTAAAGATGATGATTTAGAGGCTAAAGCTTTAATTTCTCAGCACAATGTTCGCCATTGGAGCAAAACAAGGTTGATGCAAATAGAGGGAAATGAAAGTGGTGTTAGTGGAATTAAAGTGAAATCTCGCTCAGACGAGAATCAGCAATCTTTATCTTTAGAGGGGGTTTTTGTGTATATGAGTGGCTCTAAACCGATTACTGATTTTCTTGGAGGCCAAGTTGCTTTAAGAGAAGATGGGGGTGTTGTTGTGGATGACTTTATGTCTACTACTTCTGAAGGTGTTTGGGCTATTGGTGATATTCGTAATACTCCTTTTAAGCAAGCAGTAGTTGCAGCATCTGATGGATGTATTGCAGCAATGGCCATAGATCGATTTTTGAATAGTCGTAAATCAATTCGTGTGGATTGGGTGCATGCTTGA
- a CDS encoding DUF6825 family protein: MSASDNLLKATLNRLGVRIGEKLIKSVAELAVIAQDAPERLRTEWELFQEEVMEEANRLDKETNHESSDTKQKPNNPNFETPQERIDRIRAKAAELNSKLEAKS, encoded by the coding sequence ATGAGTGCTTCTGACAACCTTCTAAAAGCCACCCTTAACCGCCTAGGAGTGCGAATAGGGGAAAAGCTTATAAAATCAGTTGCTGAACTAGCCGTCATCGCGCAAGACGCGCCTGAGAGGCTTCGAACCGAATGGGAACTTTTCCAAGAGGAAGTAATGGAAGAGGCCAACCGACTCGATAAAGAAACAAATCACGAGAGCTCAGATACCAAACAAAAACCTAACAATCCAAATTTTGAAACGCCTCAAGAAAGGATTGATCGAATTAGAGCAAAAGCAGCTGAACTCAATAGCAAGCTAGAGGCCAAAAGCTAA
- a CDS encoding AarF/ABC1/UbiB kinase family protein, which translates to MAFWKFLDCLRRGFRALRIWKAVVSLLFFIWWDRRAWSYPLGRSFEKKQARQQIRARWLTKELVHLGSAFIKLGQLLSARPDVLPSGWVTELADLQDKVPAFSFQKAQAVIEQELGSKYKEIVDIDQEPLGAASLAQVHRAQLKNGRQVVLKIQRPGLEKLFRLDLEVMQQVAAVFQRNRNWSNGRDFVGIAKECQKVLLRELDFRLEAQYAARFRQQFLEQPDIRIPGVVWELSTQKILCLDYLPGIKINDRISLIEHGIDPSSIAKTGATSYLKQLVQFGFFHADPHPGNLAVATDGALIYYDFGMMGLISSGLRSRLGSMVTAAAGRDAARLVTELQAAGLIASGIEVGPVRRLVRIMLKEALTPPFSTNVIEKLSGDIYDLVYGKPFRIPVELIFVMRALSTFEGVGRSLDPSFNLIDIAKPYILPLMNSSNSNPNDLINELGRQVGALGSKAVALPKRLDESLEKLEQGDLQLQIRMGESDRQLRRMINTQRAMSQSILLGCLGISAALLGSSHKPILSFIPLFIGIPLSVGWLKLQFRINRDNRIDQIQDRK; encoded by the coding sequence ATGGCTTTTTGGAAATTCCTTGATTGTCTTAGGCGGGGTTTCCGTGCACTTCGCATTTGGAAAGCAGTTGTATCTCTGTTGTTTTTTATTTGGTGGGATAGACGTGCCTGGAGCTACCCACTAGGCAGGAGTTTTGAAAAGAAACAAGCACGACAGCAAATTAGAGCTCGCTGGTTAACTAAAGAATTGGTTCATCTGGGATCAGCCTTCATCAAGCTGGGCCAACTTCTTTCAGCCCGCCCAGACGTATTGCCTTCCGGATGGGTAACAGAGCTGGCTGATTTGCAAGACAAGGTACCCGCTTTTAGCTTTCAAAAAGCTCAAGCTGTAATTGAACAAGAATTAGGCTCAAAATACAAAGAAATTGTTGATATTGATCAAGAACCTTTAGGAGCAGCGTCACTGGCACAAGTGCATCGTGCTCAATTAAAAAATGGTCGCCAGGTTGTATTAAAAATTCAGCGCCCAGGACTTGAAAAGTTATTTCGTCTTGATCTGGAAGTCATGCAACAAGTAGCAGCTGTCTTTCAACGAAACCGGAACTGGAGTAATGGCAGAGACTTTGTTGGAATTGCGAAAGAATGCCAAAAAGTATTACTTAGAGAGCTAGATTTTCGATTAGAAGCTCAATATGCAGCAAGGTTTCGTCAACAATTTCTTGAACAGCCAGACATACGTATTCCAGGAGTTGTATGGGAACTAAGCACACAAAAAATTCTCTGCCTTGACTACCTCCCAGGCATAAAAATCAATGACCGCATATCACTAATAGAACATGGTATAGATCCATCTTCAATAGCAAAAACTGGAGCTACTAGTTATCTAAAACAACTGGTGCAATTTGGTTTTTTTCATGCTGACCCACATCCAGGAAATCTCGCAGTAGCAACTGATGGAGCTTTGATCTACTACGACTTTGGGATGATGGGATTGATATCTAGTGGACTTCGCAGCAGATTAGGTTCAATGGTTACCGCTGCTGCTGGAAGAGATGCTGCCAGACTGGTAACAGAATTACAAGCAGCGGGCTTAATTGCTTCTGGGATAGAAGTAGGGCCTGTCAGAAGGTTAGTAAGAATAATGCTAAAAGAAGCACTAACTCCTCCATTTAGTACGAATGTAATCGAGAAACTTTCAGGAGATATTTACGACCTTGTCTATGGGAAACCCTTTCGAATCCCAGTAGAATTAATTTTTGTTATGAGAGCCCTATCAACCTTTGAAGGGGTAGGGCGTAGTCTTGACCCAAGCTTTAATTTGATAGATATAGCAAAGCCATACATTCTGCCTCTAATGAATTCAAGCAATTCCAATCCAAATGACCTGATCAATGAACTGGGACGACAAGTTGGTGCTTTAGGGAGCAAGGCAGTTGCACTGCCTAAGCGTTTAGATGAAAGCTTAGAAAAATTAGAGCAAGGTGACCTCCAACTTCAAATTCGCATGGGGGAATCTGACAGACAATTACGTCGAATGATTAATACTCAAAGAGCGATGAGTCAATCTATATTGCTAGGTTGCCTTGGTATTAGTGCAGCACTTCTAGGATCTAGCCATAAACCTATCCTTTCATTTATACCATTATTTATTGGAATCCCACTGAGTGTTGGATGGTTAAAATTACAATTTAGAATTAATCGCGACAACAGGATCGATCAAATCCAAGATAGAAAATAA